A section of the Thermotoga caldifontis AZM44c09 genome encodes:
- a CDS encoding metallophosphoesterase, whose product MKQIFISDLHIGDGSAKDDFQFDDELIELLEHFEAQPDTELVIVGDGLELLENRAVKDFGLVSFETLVSSLDGKVISNIEKKHPRLFESFRKFSKHHRITYIVGNHDYYLLANQRLREELVDRLNCEVVPYYYNEEIGLLALHGNQFDLINKFSRSRDGTLVPPLGDYLARYMMFHFDEYLESLVPEEILSDYDNVRPSLDVFHWFERVLEVYDLGVDILELWISTFLKMMQTVEARMWMKENFPYLRCLSKIFLNKWGGITLGSLLIRATMKIRGARRSDYLFKRAKKLLKEGKIEAQEMIGYADGDIHLPKLNVVVFGHIHHHAFRIVPVKGQNRFYINCGTWRPVVEKVNGRKKYGFQKKAELFYAVVSVPREGDLEITTNVKNKTSKSKFL is encoded by the coding sequence ATGAAACAGATCTTCATCAGCGATCTGCACATAGGTGATGGATCGGCGAAAGACGACTTTCAGTTCGATGATGAGCTGATCGAGCTTTTGGAGCACTTCGAAGCCCAGCCGGACACCGAGCTGGTTATAGTGGGTGACGGTCTGGAATTGCTCGAAAACCGGGCTGTGAAAGACTTCGGCCTGGTCTCTTTCGAGACACTGGTTTCTTCACTGGATGGAAAAGTGATCTCGAACATAGAAAAGAAACATCCGCGGCTCTTTGAGAGTTTCAGAAAATTCTCGAAGCACCACAGGATCACGTATATCGTTGGTAACCATGATTATTATCTCCTCGCGAACCAGAGGCTGAGAGAAGAGCTGGTGGATAGATTGAACTGCGAAGTGGTACCTTATTACTACAACGAAGAGATAGGACTCCTCGCCCTTCACGGTAACCAGTTCGATCTCATCAACAAATTTTCCAGAAGTCGCGATGGGACGCTTGTCCCTCCCTTGGGAGACTATCTGGCCAGATACATGATGTTTCACTTCGACGAGTACCTCGAATCGCTGGTTCCTGAAGAGATACTGTCCGATTACGATAACGTGAGGCCCAGCTTGGACGTGTTCCACTGGTTCGAACGGGTGCTGGAAGTTTACGATCTCGGGGTGGACATTCTGGAGCTCTGGATAAGCACGTTTTTGAAAATGATGCAAACCGTTGAGGCCCGCATGTGGATGAAGGAGAACTTTCCCTACTTGAGATGTCTTTCCAAAATTTTCCTGAACAAGTGGGGCGGTATAACGCTCGGCTCTTTGCTCATCAGGGCTACGATGAAGATCAGGGGTGCGCGCCGCAGCGACTATCTTTTCAAGAGGGCAAAGAAACTTCTGAAGGAAGGGAAGATCGAAGCGCAGGAGATGATCGGTTACGCCGATGGTGATATCCATCTGCCAAAACTGAACGTCGTGGTTTTCGGCCACATACACCATCACGCGTTTCGCATCGTGCCGGTCAAGGGACAGAACAGGTTCTACATAAACTGTGGCACCTGGCGGCCCGTGGTGGAGAAAGTCAACGGACGAAAAAAATACGGTTTTCAGAAGAAGGCAGAACTCTTCTATGCGGTTGTCTCGGTCCCGAGAGAAGGAGATTTAGAGATCACAACGAACGTGAAGAACAAGACCAGCAAGAGCAAATTCTTGTGA
- a CDS encoding carbon starvation CstA family protein, whose protein sequence is MVLVLFLVAALLFGVAYKLYGGWQEKLYGLDDKNKTPAQELYDGIDYVPTHPVVLLGHHFSSIAGAGPIVGPITAGSMFGWLPAYLWILIGSIFIGGVHDMGAIVGSIRHKGLSVGELINRYIGKRGKMLFNAFAWFALVLVVSAFLQLAATSFAGDPAVAFTAVLYMVVAIVFGILVYRLNVPLLWATIIVLPLVVGGIFWGNYSEWVQSAFRLSLNTWQWILIVYIFVASVLPVWLLLQPRDYISSWFLYFAVIIATIGILFGGGRYPVNLESFKGWYAGGDNYLWPILFITIACGAISGFHSLVGSGTTAKQLRYEKDAKLIGYGGMLLEGLVAVIALITVMMAGKILSPAPGLPANPQYTFGVGFAKFWSLFGLPEKVGISFGMFAINTFILTSLDTATRLGRYQLQELTSGKLDKYSSTLITVLAALLLVFMKSGQTPVWRLIWPVFGSANQLTAGLALLGITAYVIKALKKPAWFTGLPMVFMIVTTLFALVLLVKANLKGATLPLGIISIILIVLAVWLVIEGYLALARRGTREEVQSKAQTETQSRS, encoded by the coding sequence ATGGTTTTGGTGCTGTTTCTCGTAGCGGCACTGTTGTTCGGAGTAGCGTACAAACTCTACGGCGGTTGGCAGGAAAAGTTGTACGGTCTGGACGACAAAAACAAGACCCCGGCTCAGGAACTGTACGACGGAATTGACTACGTGCCAACTCACCCTGTTGTACTCTTGGGACACCATTTCTCCAGCATCGCGGGTGCCGGTCCCATAGTCGGGCCAATCACGGCCGGTTCAATGTTTGGCTGGCTGCCTGCCTATCTGTGGATCCTGATCGGCTCTATCTTCATTGGTGGCGTGCACGACATGGGTGCCATAGTGGGATCGATACGCCACAAAGGTCTCAGCGTGGGAGAGCTCATAAATCGCTACATAGGTAAGCGTGGGAAAATGTTGTTCAACGCGTTCGCCTGGTTCGCTCTGGTACTCGTTGTATCGGCCTTCTTACAGCTCGCCGCCACTTCATTTGCGGGAGATCCGGCGGTCGCTTTTACCGCAGTTCTTTACATGGTGGTTGCCATCGTGTTCGGTATTCTGGTCTACAGGTTGAACGTACCGCTGCTGTGGGCCACCATCATTGTGCTCCCACTGGTTGTGGGTGGAATTTTCTGGGGAAACTATTCGGAATGGGTACAATCTGCTTTTAGACTGAGCCTCAACACGTGGCAGTGGATATTGATCGTTTACATATTTGTGGCTTCCGTGCTTCCTGTCTGGCTCCTGCTCCAACCGAGAGATTATATCTCTTCCTGGTTCCTGTACTTCGCAGTGATCATCGCCACGATAGGTATTCTGTTTGGTGGAGGCAGGTACCCTGTAAATCTAGAAAGTTTCAAAGGTTGGTATGCAGGCGGGGATAACTACCTGTGGCCTATCCTGTTCATCACCATCGCGTGTGGCGCGATCAGTGGATTCCACTCGCTGGTTGGTAGCGGGACAACGGCAAAGCAGTTGAGGTACGAGAAAGATGCCAAGCTCATTGGTTACGGCGGTATGTTGCTGGAAGGGTTGGTCGCAGTCATAGCCCTGATCACCGTGATGATGGCCGGCAAAATCCTGTCTCCTGCGCCGGGTTTGCCAGCGAATCCACAGTACACGTTCGGAGTCGGTTTCGCCAAGTTCTGGAGTTTGTTTGGACTTCCGGAGAAGGTTGGCATATCCTTCGGTATGTTCGCCATCAACACGTTCATACTCACCTCGCTGGACACCGCTACACGTCTTGGACGGTATCAGCTTCAGGAGCTGACCTCAGGTAAACTGGACAAGTACAGCTCAACGCTCATCACAGTCTTAGCCGCACTATTACTGGTCTTCATGAAGAGCGGTCAAACGCCGGTTTGGAGACTCATCTGGCCGGTGTTCGGCTCGGCCAACCAGCTAACGGCAGGCCTGGCGCTGCTTGGAATAACGGCTTACGTGATCAAGGCCTTGAAAAAGCCCGCGTGGTTCACCGGCTTACCCATGGTGTTCATGATCGTGACGACCTTGTTCGCACTGGTGCTTCTGGTCAAGGCCAACTTGAAAGGCGCCACGCTTCCCTTGGGAATCATCTCTATAATACTCATAGTCCTGGCGGTCTGGTTGGTGATAGAGGGCTATCTGGCACTGGCGAGGAGAGGAACAAGAGAAGAGGTTCAATCGAAGGCACAGACGGAAACACAGTCTCGAAGTTAA
- a CDS encoding methyl-accepting chemotaxis protein produces the protein MKSIRSRILFWFLTTTLVFLAILGLFVYFQTRNTVLPLTQELALQIVDGNARMVSEWLSGRSFELKSIAMGLESMAAIKILQMKDVVSGTLYSIALQLSAKLKERKEVFDTYFVADYREGLLYETDGASVVESSAKEREFYRKIIVEKQDSFMGELHVSALTKRPVFIIAHKVVDSLGDVVGVFGATIPLESLCKMTSQIAMGKAGYGWIIDGSGLVLAHPEKSFVGQFNVLKSSQAGYKGLEELGTKMVKGEQGFGTISAPDGRKLFLAFTPIPGTPNWTLGLAIEEQALFSRANRMILMVLVVLMIIVGMIVFVSFIVGQSIARPIKSLAASVQKFGSGDLTVEFSVKARDETSQIASALRNMAQSLRSSLGLTKDSAAELDRFSGQLETVARESEEVAMKLNEEAEELNKNVQNVSASMQQVGSGVEEVAASAQNVSRSAQQLSERSQKVSKAAKEGEQAVERIIEIVNSARQISGSTVQTVSKLAEDAKNVATVVETINAIAEQTNLLALNAAIEAARAGEAGRGFAVVADEIRKLAEQSKKATGDIASILKKIQQGAKEADEKTNETARAVEEAAVRASEVGGRLKDILAEVESMTTMVESTAASAQEQSAAAQEMASAVDSTTKAMANIAARIERMVEGIRKQAQLVVETRQIGDELRQISSKLLESLGKFKL, from the coding sequence ATGAAATCCATACGATCGAGGATCTTGTTCTGGTTTTTGACAACGACACTGGTATTCCTTGCAATTTTAGGTTTGTTTGTTTATTTTCAAACAAGGAACACCGTCCTTCCCCTCACGCAGGAACTGGCACTGCAGATCGTGGACGGAAACGCTCGAATGGTTTCTGAGTGGTTGAGTGGCCGTTCGTTCGAACTCAAATCTATCGCCATGGGTCTGGAGAGCATGGCGGCGATAAAGATACTGCAGATGAAAGACGTGGTTTCCGGAACGCTCTATTCGATAGCTCTGCAGTTGTCGGCTAAGTTGAAGGAAAGGAAGGAAGTGTTCGACACGTACTTCGTGGCGGACTATCGCGAAGGTTTGCTCTACGAGACTGACGGTGCGAGCGTTGTTGAATCGAGCGCCAAAGAAAGGGAATTCTACAGAAAGATCATAGTGGAGAAGCAAGACTCATTCATGGGTGAGTTGCACGTGTCAGCGCTGACGAAACGTCCCGTTTTCATCATCGCCCACAAAGTCGTTGATTCGCTGGGTGACGTCGTGGGCGTGTTCGGTGCAACGATCCCTCTGGAAAGTTTGTGCAAAATGACGTCGCAGATTGCGATGGGCAAAGCAGGTTACGGCTGGATCATCGATGGCAGTGGTCTGGTTCTGGCGCATCCTGAAAAGTCCTTCGTTGGACAGTTCAACGTTCTGAAAAGTTCGCAGGCAGGTTACAAGGGTTTGGAGGAACTCGGGACGAAGATGGTCAAGGGTGAGCAGGGTTTTGGAACCATCTCCGCGCCGGACGGTAGGAAATTGTTCCTCGCCTTCACGCCGATTCCAGGAACACCGAACTGGACTCTGGGACTTGCGATAGAAGAACAGGCATTGTTCTCGAGAGCGAACAGGATGATACTCATGGTGCTCGTGGTTCTGATGATCATCGTTGGCATGATCGTATTCGTCTCCTTCATCGTCGGACAGAGCATAGCCAGGCCCATAAAATCCCTGGCGGCATCCGTTCAGAAGTTTGGTTCCGGTGATTTGACGGTCGAATTTTCTGTCAAAGCCAGGGATGAAACTTCGCAGATAGCTTCCGCTCTCAGGAACATGGCTCAATCTTTGAGAAGTTCTCTTGGTCTGACTAAGGACTCCGCAGCTGAACTCGACAGGTTCTCAGGGCAACTTGAAACGGTTGCAAGAGAGAGCGAAGAGGTTGCGATGAAGCTGAATGAGGAGGCAGAGGAACTGAACAAGAACGTTCAAAATGTTTCGGCTTCCATGCAGCAGGTTGGCTCGGGAGTGGAAGAGGTCGCGGCGAGTGCACAGAACGTTTCCAGATCTGCACAGCAGTTGAGCGAGAGATCACAGAAAGTTTCTAAGGCTGCCAAAGAGGGCGAACAGGCCGTTGAAAGGATAATCGAGATCGTGAACTCCGCCAGACAGATATCGGGCTCCACTGTTCAGACTGTGAGTAAGCTTGCGGAGGATGCGAAGAACGTTGCGACGGTTGTCGAGACTATAAACGCCATCGCCGAACAGACGAACCTGCTCGCACTGAACGCGGCCATCGAAGCTGCCAGGGCTGGTGAAGCGGGTCGAGGCTTTGCAGTGGTTGCCGACGAGATAAGAAAGCTCGCAGAACAGAGCAAGAAGGCGACAGGCGACATAGCCAGCATTTTGAAAAAGATTCAACAGGGTGCGAAAGAAGCAGACGAGAAGACGAACGAGACGGCCAGAGCTGTTGAAGAAGCTGCGGTGCGGGCATCTGAAGTGGGTGGAAGGTTGAAGGATATACTGGCTGAGGTCGAATCGATGACCACTATGGTCGAATCGACCGCTGCCAGTGCACAGGAACAGAGTGCGGCAGCGCAAGAGATGGCCAGCGCCGTTGACAGCACAACGAAGGCCATGGCAAACATAGCCGCAAGGATTGAAAGGATGGTAGAAGGCATCAGAAAACAGGCACAGCTGGTTGTGGAGACACGACAGATTGGAGATGAACTGAGGCAAATTTCGAGCAAACTTTTGGAATCGCTCGGAAAATTCAAGTTGTGA